Proteins from one Chroococcidiopsis sp. CCMEE 29 genomic window:
- the psb27 gene encoding photosystem II protein Psb27: MKRYWSRLLALVLVLVIGLMGCSSAGGLSGDYRQDTLAVVNTLRNAIELPEDSPNKAQVQAEARQKINEFAARYQRDSSLTNLSSFTTMRTALNSLAGHYSSYPNRPVPKKLKQRLEQEFRQVEMALSRGS, translated from the coding sequence ATGAAGCGCTATTGGTCACGTCTGCTTGCCCTAGTTTTGGTTCTAGTCATTGGTTTAATGGGCTGTTCCAGCGCTGGCGGTTTGAGTGGGGATTATCGTCAAGATACTTTGGCTGTGGTTAACACATTAAGAAATGCGATTGAATTGCCAGAAGATTCACCCAATAAAGCACAGGTGCAGGCAGAAGCACGGCAAAAAATTAATGAATTTGCGGCTCGCTACCAGCGGGATAGTTCTTTAACTAATCTCAGTTCCTTCACTACGATGCGAACAGCGTTAAATTCCTTAGCTGGACACTATAGCTCATACCCGAATCGCCCAGTGCCGAAAAAGCTCAAGCAGCGCTTAGAGCAAGAGTTCAGGCAAGTGGAGATGGCTCTTTCACGCGGTAGCTAG
- a CDS encoding DUF29 family protein — protein MFQELADLKASILEQRYADALALVDELDGMNRKAILRAIESFLIRMLIHLIKNQVEQRLTNSWAASIRGSIIEIKKLNLQDNKTSYHVKKDEWEPMLEEALEIAISDASVEVRDGAYTPFQLTEMVDRTPILITAQKLLAMTYSYSIKELPTIVNDYLTQLPGGEDWKEGR, from the coding sequence ATGTTTCAGGAACTAGCAGATTTAAAAGCCAGCATCCTTGAACAACGCTACGCAGATGCTCTGGCACTCGTAGATGAATTGGATGGCATGAACAGAAAGGCAATCCTGCGGGCAATCGAATCCTTCTTGATTAGGATGCTCATTCACTTGATTAAAAACCAAGTTGAGCAGCGTTTAACTAACTCTTGGGCTGCTTCAATTCGTGGTTCAATCATAGAAATTAAAAAACTGAACCTCCAAGACAACAAAACTTCTTACCACGTCAAGAAAGATGAGTGGGAACCGATGCTGGAAGAGGCGTTGGAAATTGCGATTAGCGATGCGAGTGTAGAAGTGCGAGATGGAGCATACACGCCATTTCAACTTACAGAAATGGTAGACAGAACTCCAATTTTAATCACGGCTCAAAAGCTCTTAGCAATGACCTATTCTTACTCTATAAAAGAGTTGCCTACGATCGTCAATGACTACTTAACTCAGTTACCAGGTGGGGAAGACTGGAAAGAAGGCAGATAA
- a CDS encoding family 10 glycosylhydrolase: MTNYRLRFVRPLLNWQRLIAAVVTSSLVSSNFWIHPAQAQVTAYCQLPEAARQEKEILLQSALKGNQDAQNRYQELLNRHAQQLQECRNRTWPQVQAIWLRLYPCDIQSGGLDKIMDRIVNQGYNQVYVEVFYDGQVLLPTAANPTIWPSVVRTPGSERIDLLAQAIQKGRERGLKVYAWMFTMNFGYSYGQRPDRQSVLARNAKRETSLYVVDNASQVFVDPYNLQAKRDYYQLVNEVIRRRPDGVLFDYVRYPRGLGSASVVARVQDLWIYGDAAQQALLQRALNKKGLEVIRRYISKGHLSVADIQAADKLYPDETEPLWQGRTPPPPPPQKEAMPSAAQRQPRLQWELWQLSVAHALQGVLDFVALGAWPVQRQGMQAGAVFFPDANQTVGQGYDSRLQPWDRFPPTLEWHPMSYAACGNTSCITALIQRVVKYASPGTQIIPAIAGVWGQPISNRPSLEAQMQAIRQVAPQVRGVSHFAFSWQEPQLERERQSCRLR, from the coding sequence ATGACCAATTATCGCTTGAGATTTGTACGACCTCTATTAAATTGGCAACGCCTGATTGCTGCCGTTGTGACCAGTAGCCTAGTTAGTTCAAACTTCTGGATTCATCCAGCTCAGGCACAAGTTACAGCATATTGCCAGTTACCAGAGGCGGCAAGGCAAGAGAAAGAAATCTTACTACAGTCAGCACTGAAAGGCAATCAAGATGCTCAGAATCGCTATCAAGAGCTTTTGAACCGCCACGCCCAACAATTGCAGGAGTGTCGCAATCGTACCTGGCCCCAAGTTCAGGCGATTTGGCTGCGTCTGTATCCCTGTGATATTCAGTCTGGGGGATTGGACAAGATCATGGATCGCATTGTCAATCAGGGTTATAACCAGGTTTACGTTGAGGTGTTTTATGACGGCCAGGTATTGCTGCCGACCGCTGCTAACCCCACTATTTGGCCTTCGGTTGTCCGGACACCAGGCAGTGAAAGGATTGATTTGCTAGCGCAAGCAATTCAAAAGGGTCGTGAGCGAGGACTGAAGGTCTATGCCTGGATGTTCACGATGAATTTCGGCTACTCTTACGGGCAGCGCCCCGATCGCCAATCGGTGCTGGCTCGTAATGCGAAGAGAGAGACGAGCCTTTATGTGGTTGATAACGCTAGCCAAGTCTTTGTCGATCCCTACAACCTGCAAGCGAAACGAGACTACTACCAGTTGGTTAATGAGGTGATTCGCCGCCGTCCAGATGGAGTTTTATTTGACTACGTGCGCTATCCACGCGGTTTAGGCAGTGCTTCCGTAGTTGCTAGAGTACAAGACTTATGGATTTATGGTGATGCTGCCCAACAAGCTTTGTTGCAACGGGCTCTTAATAAAAAAGGTCTGGAAGTAATTCGACGCTATATCAGCAAGGGACATTTGTCGGTAGCAGATATACAAGCCGCTGATAAACTTTATCCCGACGAAACTGAACCACTCTGGCAGGGTCGCACTCCACCACCTCCTCCCCCGCAGAAAGAGGCAATGCCGAGTGCAGCTCAACGGCAACCGCGGCTGCAATGGGAGTTGTGGCAGTTGAGCGTTGCTCATGCCCTGCAAGGCGTATTAGACTTTGTAGCCTTGGGAGCTTGGCCGGTTCAAAGGCAAGGGATGCAAGCGGGAGCAGTGTTCTTTCCAGATGCTAACCAAACAGTAGGTCAAGGTTATGACTCGCGCTTACAGCCTTGGGATCGCTTTCCCCCCACGTTGGAGTGGCATCCAATGTCTTATGCTGCTTGTGGGAATACTAGCTGTATCACTGCTTTAATTCAGCGGGTTGTGAAGTACGCTTCGCCAGGGACGCAGATTATTCCGGCGATCGCAGGTGTTTGGGGACAGCCAATTAGTAATCGTCCGTCGTTAGAAGCTCAAATGCAGGCAATTCGCCAAGTTGCACCACAAGTTCGGGGAGTGAGCCATTTCGCCTTTTCCTGGCAAGAACCCCA